From the Helicobacter mustelae genome, the window TCTTTTGGATCTCCATTGCTTTTGGAATAAAAGCAGATCGAAAATACAATGGGCTCACTGCTCACAGGAGCAAAAAAGCTAAAGGGAGCCAGATTCACCACCCCCTCCTCGCTCACTGAGACAATCCAAGCAATAGGCCTTGGAGTGATGGCATTATCCAAGATCCTAAGCTTTGCAAGAGAGCTAATCTGCTCAAGCTTGATTTGCATCTAGCACCTCTGGAGTCTTTGAAATTGTTCTTTTATCGCAGAAATGACTTCCTCTGGCTTTATCTCCCTCATGCAGGCATGATGCTTTAGGGGACATTCGCGCTGCTTGCAGGGCGCACAAGAAACATGCTTATTGAAAATGATGGCATTTTCTGTCTTCCAGGGCAGAGTGGTAGGAGGAGTGGGACCAAAAAACACAATCAATGGAGTATCCAGCGCTGCGGCAATCTGTGTGGGACCACTATCATTACCGATGAATAAATCTAGCCCTGCTAAGACATCCACAAGCTCTGTGATGCTAGTCTTTCCACTCATGTCATGCAGCAATTCCTTGGGATAAGAAGGGTCTTTTTGCTTGAGCAGAGCGATGATTTTTTGATTGAGCATGGATTCTGCGCTAGATCCAAGCAACAAAACCCTACATTTTTGCTCTAGCAAAAATGTAATCACCTCTGCAAAATATTCCCTAAGCCAAGCCTTCGCACTACCATAAGCCGCTCCAGCACCTATGCCAACGACCCTGCAAGGCAAAGATGGAGTCAAAAAATCTTTTTGCATAGGCTCACTGATAAGTCGCATTTTGCCAGCATCTTGAGAGATCTCAAGGCATTGGAGCAGCTGCATATAACTCAAAACCTGATGCTGCGTGCTTTGTTTTTTGATTGCATCTGTGAGCAAAAATCGACGCAAAAAGCCACAAAATCCTATGCGCCTTTTACTGCGGGTGAAATACAAAAGCAGCGCGGGATAAAAATGATTGGCAAAGGTGATTGCAAGATCACAGGCTCCAATCTCGCGTGCCAGAATCATCGTAGCAAAAAAGCGAGAAAAAGCCTGCTTGGAGCGATCGACAAACACCTCCTCCACGCGCGCATCGCGCCTATACAAATCACAAACTGCTGCATTTCCCACGATGACAAATTTGGCATCCTGGTATTTTTTTTTGAGTGCCTCAAAGGCAGGAGTGAGCATCACACCATCCCCAACCCAATTGGGCAATCGCAACAAAATCCTCATTTTTCCCTCAGAAATTTGATTTTTTTCCCATAATAATACACAAAAAAGTAGGTAAAATTAAGAAGTTGTATTCTTTAATTTTGGAGTTTAGAATGTTAGTTACACCCCGCACATTGAGCGGCTTTCGCGATCATTTGCCCAAAGAAGCCATCGCCAAAGAGAAGCTGCTTAAAAAGGTCACTCAAGTATTTGAAAGCTTTGGCTTTGTTCCCATTGAGACACCCCATATGGAATATGCTGAGGTTTTGATTAAACAGGGCAGCAAGGAAATCCAAAAAGAGCTCTACCGCTTCCAAGATCACGGAGGCAGGGATGTGGCGCTGCGCTTTGATCAAACCGTACCATTGGCGCGATTCATCTCTCAATACAGAAACGAGCTGCCCCTACCCTTCAAGCGCTATGTCGTGGGAAATGTATTTCGTGGGGAGCGCGCACAGAGGGGGCGATATCGCGAATTCACGCAATGTGATTTTGATTTCATCGGCAGCAATTCCATCGCCTGTGATGCTGAGATTATTCAGGTGATCTATGCCTCGATGCTAAGCCTTGGAATTGAGGATTTTACTATTTGGCTCAATCATAGAAGCATCCTCAATGGCATTTGCCAATATTTTGGGATCAAAGAAGAGACAGACATCCAAAATGCTCTGCGCATCATCGATAAGATAGATAAAATTGGCCCAGAGGGAGTGAGCGCCGAGCTCAAAGAAGCCCTAAGACTCACAGACAAGACTATTGAGGCATTGCTAAAAACCACAAGCATCAAGCAAACCCAGGATAAAGAAGAATTTTTCGCAGAAATTGCTCCAATGAAACAATGGAATGCAGAGCTGAAAAAGGGGATTGAAGAGCTAGAGCAGATGTATCAAATCCTCCAAGATCTAGAAATGGACAAAAGCTCCTACCGTGTGAATTTTAGCATTGCTAGGGGACTTGCCTACTACACAGGAATTATCTATGAAACCACTATCACTCGCCTAAAATCCCTTGGCAGCGTATGCTCTGGAGGGAGGTATGACAATCTCACCAAAACATTTTCCAAAGAAAGCATGAGTGGTGTGGGCGCATCCATCGGACTTGATCGTCTGTTGGTGGGGCTAGAAGATCTGGGACTTTTGAGTCAAAAATCCACCACTGCAAGGATTCTCATCATCTGCACCAATGAAAAATACCTCTCCCTTGCGCATCGCATAGCAGAATCTTTCCGCCGCAGCGAAGTGAATACAGAGGTTTATCCCGAAATTACAAAACTCAAAAAACAACTCTCTTATGCTGATCAAAAGGGACATGAATTTAGCGTGATTATCGGCGAGGAAGAATACAAAAATAGAGCCCTCACACTAAAAAATATGACCACGGGCATACAGCTAGACTGTCTAAGCTTTCTCAAAGCACTTGAGATTATCAAATCCTAACCCCCTAAATTTTTTGGGGGAAAACCAAACCGCCATGGTTTTGGAATAGCAGTCTTTTGAAGCACAAGCACGCAAATTCTAAAACCCTAGCACAAAATCTAAAAAATCTAAAATCTCCACAAATCCTAAAAACAAATTTGCAAAATTCCGATGCTACGTGAGCGGGTGATTTTTGGAGACAGCGCTCTTGGGCTGCGCTTTTTGTGAGAGTAGGAATCCTCTGCAAAATTTAATTTATCTAAGCGAACTTGTTAGCAAATCAAGAATTTGTCAAGCAAGCTAAAGAAAGAGAGTTCCCTCTCCTCATTTCTAGCGATACACAATCATCCTTCCTCTCCCATGAAGCTCCCTTGCATGGGAGAGGAATGCTCGCATGACTATTGCAGAGGGATAATGAACAAGGTCAAACATTTGCAATGTTGCGATTATAAAACATTTAATAACTAGTAATTTTTTATTTTTAAAATTAAGCTTATTTTAAAAATAAAAAATTATAGTGATGCTAAAGCCTTAAATACAAAGATTTAAATAAGACTGTGATTTAGGTAAGGTGGGAGGGGAAACATAATTTAAATAGATATAGGTGTTTTTATGCAGGAGTTCTTTCAAACAAGTTATACAGCCATTGCAGGCAAAACACAGCAAGAGAATATTTTAGGAGTTGGGACCCATCAGTATTGTGTTTCTACGGAGTATTTTCACCATTCATTGTTGCTTTTAGAATTTCTTCTTGAAGCCAAAAATAAAGAACAAATTCAGAACTTTTTGCATAACAATTGCATAAACCCCCACATATTTCAAGAACTTAAAGAGCATAAACTTATCACATCTTCTTGGAAAATTATCCCGGAAGAAAAAAATCACCTCTATCTCGATCTACTTGTGGATCCTCTAGATGTCACTGTGGAGAATTTCCATAAAACAGTTTTTATAATTATGGGTTGTGGTGGCATTGGAAATTTTTTAAGTTATGCTATAGCAAGCTATTCGCCTCATAAGATCATTCTCATTGATAGAGATAATATAAGTGAAAGTAATCTGAATCGTCAATTTATGTTTTCTAAAGATTCATTAAATCTTCCAAAAACTGAAATCTTGACTACAGAGCTGCAGAAAAGATTTAGAGTAAACATAGAAAGTTTTTACGAGTTTACTACAACAGAGCTTTTAGAAAATATAGTTGCCAATCATAGCTCATACAATATTTTAGGCATTGTTTCAGGGGATGATCACCATATTCTAGAGATAACAGCCAAGGTGTTTTGTAAAGCCAAAGTACCTTTTCTCAATGTAGGTTATCTCAATGACATTTCCCTCATTGGCCCTTTTTATATTCCGAATATTTCTTGCTGCCCGTTCTGTCATAACAGTTTTTCACTAGAGCAAACCCATCTAGAAGATCCAAAAATACAAGCAATTATGGATAGGATTAACAATCGCGCGCAAGCTCCATCGAGTTTCATCAATAATGCTCTTGCTTTGGCTATGTCAGATATCATCCAGTATATGGCCCATCAGTTGGAAAATATCAAATCCATAAACTGTCGTTTTGGGATGGATAACAATACTTTTGAACCATGCACTCTTGCTTCTAGCTTGGATGCAAATTGCGCTTATTGCCAACATGCCTCTTAAAAGAAATATCCTCGTCTATTATGCAAGCATCTTGACTGCCATAAGCGCGCAAGCCCTGCCCCATGCCATTTTGACGCCATTATTGCTGGCCAAAGGGCTGTCTTTGGCTGAAATCATGTGGGTGCAGGCCACCTACAGTATGGCAATGCTGCTCGCAGAATATCCCAGCGGAGTGCTAGCCGATCTCATGGCACGCAAGAGATTATTCCTGCTCTCTAAACTCGTGCTCATGTGTAGCTTTAGCATCATCTGGCTATGTGAAGGCCTTACATGGATGCTTCTAGCCTGGGCGCTCTATGGGCTAGCCAGTGCGCTAGATTCGGGCACCATAGATGCGAGCCTCATCAATGCGATCAAAGAGCAAAAGGCCAATTTATCCAGATTTTTTGCCATCGATAAGCAGCTGCGCTTTGCTGGCATGATCCTAGGCAGTGTATTGGGCTCATTTCTGTATGTGCGATATGGGGCCTCTGTGTACATCATGGGTTTGCTATTGCTTGCACTCTGCATGATCATCGTGTTTTTAGGCTTCAAAGAGGGAGAAGTCCTAGTACATAGCAAGAGCCTAGAATTGTTAAAAAGACATATCAAAGAGGGCTTTTTAGAACTAGGCCAAAAGCCACACTTAAAAAAGCTTATGATTTGTAGCCTAGTGTTGCAGGTATTTTTTCAGACACATTTTCAGCTCTGGCAGGCATATTTTCTCGCCAAAGATATTGCCACTTCGCATTTATTTTATTTTTATGTGGGCTTTCAAATTCTAGGAGTGTTGATCCACTTCATCCCAGCCACTTCCGCAGTATCCAAAAAATCTTGGATCCTTCTAGCCGGTCTGCCCTTGATCTTAGGGCTTCTTAGTTCTGTGCCCATAGTATTCATTGCATTGTATGCGCTCGTGGTTGCGATCTTTAGCTGGATTGCTTATTGTGTGGATTATCATTTTTCGCTATGCGTTTCAAAGCAAAAAATTTCAAGCCTCATCTCATTAAAGTCTAGCATTTCGCGTCTTGCCTCTGTAGCAATTTTGATTTTAAGCAGCGCTGAGCTAGCTTTTGTGTCTGTAGGCTATGTTGTAGTGTGGCACTTTTTGCTGGCCTTAGTTGCAGTGGCATTCCTTTTGAAATGGACGAACCTACAAAGCATTGGCAATAAACCTAGCTAAAAAAGAGCTCACCCAATAAGGGATTTTCATGTGTGATGGCATCACCAAAGTTTTAACACGGGGGCAGAGTTTTTACGCGGTGCTTTTGTCTTCAAACTCATAGACTCCATAATCCTAGCTGCCATAATCCACAAGCAGGGGGGTGCTTCATTTTTAAAGACTCTGATACCAGAGCGCTAGATTCGGGATTTATAAGCCAACCCCCCACAAATCCTAAAAACAAATTTGCAAAAACACAAACCCTTCCAAACTCATTGCAAGGATTTTTGGAAGCCTTGAAGCATTTGCGCGCCACTCTTCTCCCAGTCAAATTTTTTAGCGCGTTCCACTCCCCTTTCTCTGCAATGATGATAAAATTCCCTATCAAAATACAATCGCTTCAATGCCTCCTGCAATGCTTCTGCATCCTTAGGATCTACCAATATCCCCGCATCCCCCACTACTTCAGGCAAAGAAGTGGTAGAAGATGCGATGATGGGAGCACCACACTGCATGGCCTCAAGTGCAGGCATACCAAACCCCTCATAATGGGAGAGATAAATGCTGCAAAAACTATGAGCAAAAAGATTTGCCAAATCCTCATCATCCACATAGCCAATCATAAAAATCTTTTCTTCTAGTTCTTTGAAGCCTTTGATCTTTTCACGCAAAATAGGCAGAAATTGCGCCCATCCTCCCCCGCCCATAACAAAAATGAGATTTTGGATCTTGTGCTTTTGCAGAAATGCCAAAAAATTCTCCACGACAAAAACCAAATTTTTCCTAGGCTCTAAAGAACAAAGACTAAAAACATATTGCACATCTTGGGGAATGCCATATTTGGAGCGAATTTTTTGATTTTTTTGCGCATCAAAATCAGGATAAAAAGTCTTGGAATCCGCTGCA encodes:
- a CDS encoding ThiF family adenylyltransferase, which produces MQEFFQTSYTAIAGKTQQENILGVGTHQYCVSTEYFHHSLLLLEFLLEAKNKEQIQNFLHNNCINPHIFQELKEHKLITSSWKIIPEEKNHLYLDLLVDPLDVTVENFHKTVFIIMGCGGIGNFLSYAIASYSPHKIILIDRDNISESNLNRQFMFSKDSLNLPKTEILTTELQKRFRVNIESFYEFTTTELLENIVANHSSYNILGIVSGDDHHILEITAKVFCKAKVPFLNVGYLNDISLIGPFYIPNISCCPFCHNSFSLEQTHLEDPKIQAIMDRINNRAQAPSSFINNALALAMSDIIQYMAHQLENIKSINCRFGMDNNTFEPCTLASSLDANCAYCQHAS
- a CDS encoding MFS transporter, with protein sequence MPLKRNILVYYASILTAISAQALPHAILTPLLLAKGLSLAEIMWVQATYSMAMLLAEYPSGVLADLMARKRLFLLSKLVLMCSFSIIWLCEGLTWMLLAWALYGLASALDSGTIDASLINAIKEQKANLSRFFAIDKQLRFAGMILGSVLGSFLYVRYGASVYIMGLLLLALCMIIVFLGFKEGEVLVHSKSLELLKRHIKEGFLELGQKPHLKKLMICSLVLQVFFQTHFQLWQAYFLAKDIATSHLFYFYVGFQILGVLIHFIPATSAVSKKSWILLAGLPLILGLLSSVPIVFIALYALVVAIFSWIAYCVDYHFSLCVSKQKISSLISLKSSISRLASVAILILSSAELAFVSVGYVVVWHFLLALVAVAFLLKWTNLQSIGNKPS
- the waaF gene encoding lipopolysaccharide heptosyltransferase II — translated: MRILLRLPNWVGDGVMLTPAFEALKKKYQDAKFVIVGNAAVCDLYRRDARVEEVFVDRSKQAFSRFFATMILAREIGACDLAITFANHFYPALLLYFTRSKRRIGFCGFLRRFLLTDAIKKQSTQHQVLSYMQLLQCLEISQDAGKMRLISEPMQKDFLTPSLPCRVVGIGAGAAYGSAKAWLREYFAEVITFLLEQKCRVLLLGSSAESMLNQKIIALLKQKDPSYPKELLHDMSGKTSITELVDVLAGLDLFIGNDSGPTQIAAALDTPLIVFFGPTPPTTLPWKTENAIIFNKHVSCAPCKQRECPLKHHACMREIKPEEVISAIKEQFQRLQRC
- the hisS gene encoding histidine--tRNA ligase, which produces MLVTPRTLSGFRDHLPKEAIAKEKLLKKVTQVFESFGFVPIETPHMEYAEVLIKQGSKEIQKELYRFQDHGGRDVALRFDQTVPLARFISQYRNELPLPFKRYVVGNVFRGERAQRGRYREFTQCDFDFIGSNSIACDAEIIQVIYASMLSLGIEDFTIWLNHRSILNGICQYFGIKEETDIQNALRIIDKIDKIGPEGVSAELKEALRLTDKTIEALLKTTSIKQTQDKEEFFAEIAPMKQWNAELKKGIEELEQMYQILQDLEMDKSSYRVNFSIARGLAYYTGIIYETTITRLKSLGSVCSGGRYDNLTKTFSKESMSGVGASIGLDRLLVGLEDLGLLSQKSTTARILIICTNEKYLSLAHRIAESFRRSEVNTEVYPEITKLKKQLSYADQKGHEFSVIIGEEEYKNRALTLKNMTTGIQLDCLSFLKALEIIKS